AGGGGCCTAATGGTTAAGGCTGACACACTTGAAGAATTAGCTGACCACTTCGGAATCGACAAGGATGCCCTTCTTGAAACAGTTAAGACATTTAACGAAAACTCTGCAAAGAATGAAGACCCAGAATTCAATCTAAGAATGCTAGGCTGGCAAGTAAAAGACGCACCATTCTACATGATGAAGGCAGCACCAGCTGTTCACCACACCATGGGTGGTCTAAAAATCAATACAGACGCACAAGTTCTAAACAAAGACGGCGAATGGATTGACGGACTTTACGCAGCAGGCGAAGTTACTGGCGGAATCCACGGTTCAAACAGACTTGGATCAGTTGCAATGGCTGACATCACAGTATTCGGAAGAATCGCTGGTGAAAACGCAGCAGCGAACGCTAAAAAATAAGAAAATAATTCTAAAATAGCCCTCAGGGGCTATTTTATTTTGCGAAATTTTAAATATTTCGGAAAAGTCAGCAAAGATTGACAATTTTTGTTTAACTATAGGTCCATATTGGTATATATAAGGTAGGTTGATTTTAACTAAAAAAATCCAGGAGGATTTATGATAAAAACTAAAATAAAGAATAAAATTGGAATAATATATCTTGATAGACCAGAGGCCCTAAATGCCCTAAATCGTCATATGATAGGGAAAATCGAAGAAACTTTGAAATCTTGGGAAAAGAACCCGGCAATCAAGGCTATTTTATTTGATTCTAAGTTAGAGCGAGGATTTTGTGCAGGTGGAGACCTTAAGAAAATATACGTAGATTACCTTAAAAATGATGAGGCTAGGAACAAGGACGTATTTTTCAAAGAGGAGTTTGCACTTGATAAATATTTAATGACCTATCCAAAACCAATCATAAGCCATTGGTTTGGGGTTACCATGGGCGGAGGAATTGGCCTAACAATCCATTCTGATCTCATAATAGTAGACCAAACTGTAAACTGGGCCATGCCTGAAACAAGCCTAGGCTTTGTACCAGACGTGGGCTTAGGATATTTTATATCAAAATTACCACAAGCCATGGGCCAATATGTGGGCTTACTTGGGGCAAGACTCTATCCAGACGACCTTTTAAGATATGGATTTTGCCATATGGTGATTGATTCAAAAGACTATGGAGAAGTCATAAATAGGCTAATGGAATTTGATACAGGCTCAGATAATCTCATAGGAGACTTTAGGGAAGCTATTGGGGATTTAGGTCAAGAATTAAAAGAAACAGAAAATAGTAAAAACCTTGAAAAAATCGAAAAATACTTTTCAAAAGACAGTGTGATAGAAATTAAAAAGAGCCTAGAAGAGGCAGGGGATGACGAATTTGCGAAAAAATCTCTCGAAGTTTTAAATAATAGGGATCCTTTTATGCTAGAAGTTCAATTCAAAAAATATTTCCTAGGTAAGGAGCTGACAAAAGAAGAAACTATTGACTTAGACCTAGAAATTATTAAATACGGTCGAAAAACCGGTGCCCTTGAAGAAGGCATTAGGTCAGTTTTGATAGATAAGGACAAAAATCCACACTGGCCAACAAAAAGTCTTGAAGATGTGGATCAGGAAGAGGTTCACAAGCTTTTAGGGATCAAATAGGAGAGAAATCCTACTTTGAAAATAAGGGTTAAAAATTATAGGCTATAGAGGAAGTTTTTGGAAATTTGACCAATAAATTATATAATAGTTTAGAGGTGATTAGATGAATATAGGAATTTTAGTAGCAGTTGAATTCGATGCTTTTTATAATATTTACAAAGAACCAATAGAAAGGTACAAGCATGGAAGTTTTGAAGTTTTGAAATACCAAATCCATGGCAAGGATGTTTTTGTTTGTCCTTCAAGTGCTGGGCAAATTCGTGCTGCAATTGCTATGACCTTACTTCTTGACTTTTATAAGTGCGGGACAATTATAAATTATGGGGTTGTCGGTGCTTTAAATGATCGCAAGGTAGAAGAGCTGACAGTTGTGGAAAGTGTCTGCCACTACGAATGGGACACATCGGATGTAGATGATGTAGCAAAAGGCCAATACGAGATTTTTGATGATGTGGCCATTAAAACTACTGAAAGTCTTGTAGATTTGGCAATGAAAATTGATCCACATTTGGAAAAAGTAAGGCTTGCTTCAGGTGATAAATTTATTGCAGGTCTTGAGTCAAAAACTAAGCTAGCAAATGACTGGGACTGTGATATTGTCGACATGGAAGGAGCTGCAATTGCCCTTTCTTGCCACCTATACGGAGCAGATTTTCTAATGATTAAGGCAGTTTCAGATGCCCTTACCGAAGGTGGAGCAGAGTTTTACGAAAATTTCGAACGTGCATCCAAAGTCGCAGTTGGGATAATTGATGATATAATAAAAGAATTATAATTTTGTAAAGGCCAGAAAGTCTTTTATAAAGCGATTAGATTTTGGATTATGAAGTGGAAAATTTCGATAAAATTAATTTGGAAATTAAAAATATAATGATTTTACCGAAAAATAGGCAAGCAAAAAGCAAGGCTAAAACCTTGCTTTTTTATTTGTCTTAGATTTCTGCTGAGTTTTCCCAAAGACCGTGGATGTTGCAGTATGCAAGTGCGTAAACTTCGCCACCCTTGTCAGTTTTAACTCTAGCTTCTACACATGGTTGTGTGAAGATTTCATCTTCGCCGTGTGCCTTGAATTCATAAGAACCAACTTCGATTGGGAATTTTGCTCCTTCTGGTTTAAAGAAAACTTTAATCCATGCGATGTGGTGTTCGAATGTATTTGGATGTTCTACTTCTTCACCAACATTAGCCTTGATGTGTAAAAGACCGTCTTCTTTTGTAACGTGGATAACTGGAACGTGTTTTTCAGCTTTCCAATCAGCTGTTTGAACTGTTTCTGTTAATTTCATATTAATCCTCCATTTATATTAATAGTCTACATTAGTTAATATACCCTAGCTAATGATTTATAAACAATTATTTGTTAACAAAGTCACTTTAATAAATTACTTTATTGCAAATAAGTCTTTATAAAATATAATGTAAAAAAGGAGGCCCTATGGATAGACTAAAGGAATTAAAAGAAGCAAAAGAAGCCGCAGGTCAGGTTATAATTAGGATTGATGCGGGTCTTAACCAACTAAAATCTGCCTCATCTTGGGGGATTTTAGATATTTTTGGTGGGGGATTAATTTCAAGCCTTGTTAAAAGAAATAAGATAGGCGAGGCAAACCGCAGCCTAGAGGAATTATCTGTAAGCTTAAAGTCTCTAAATAAAGAACTTAGTGATGTTGATATAAGCTTGCCAGATGCCATACCAGACAGTCTTTCAGACGAGCTATTCGACCTGGTCTTTGACAATATATTCACAGATATTAGGGTCCAAGGCGAAATAAAAGAAAATCTCGTCGCCCTAAAAGAATTAAGGTATGCCATTGTCGAAATTAGGGATAAGGTTGATAGGCAAATACGAGAATTAGAAGCTTAGTAAAGATTATATATAATTTGTTAAGAGATAGAAAGGATAAATCATGGATGTATTATTAGTAGTTGATTTGCAAAATGACTTTGTAGACGGTGCTCTCGGTAATGAAGGTAATGACAAGATTGTAAAGCCTATAGAAAAATTAATTGAAGATTTTAAGGGCGAGGTGGTTTTTACTAGGGATACCCACGAGGAATCTTATTTGGAAAGTCTTGAAGGCAAGCACCTTCCTGTGACCCATTGTGTTAAAGGAACTAAGGGTTGGGAAGTTAGGATTGATACTAAGGGCAAAAAGATAATAGACAAGCCATCTTTCGGCTCTTATGAACTTGTTGATTATCTTAAAGATTTAGATAAAAAAGAAAAAATCGATAATATTTACATGGTAGGAATTTGCACAGACATATGTGTGCTTTCTAATGCCATAATGATCAAAAACGCCCTACTTGATACAGAAGTGACTGTAATTGAAGACTTGTGTAGGGCCACAAGTGAGACAGCCCACCAAGCAAGCCTAGTAGCTATGGCTTCTTGCCAGGTAAATATCATAAAATTTGCTGATTTTAAGCAGGAATAAGATTTAAAAGCTATGGGTTTTTAACTTATGGCTTTTTTATTTGGGATTTTTTCCTAAAATATTATATTTTGTTATAATTAAGATAGAAAAACTAAAGGAGGATTTATGAAACTAGAAATTTGCATTGATTCTTTTGACGGAATGATTGGGGCCTATTTTGGTGGGGCTGATAGGGTTGAAATTTGCTCGGCTTTAACTCTTGACGGTCTAACTCCAGATCCTGGACTTGTAGATATTTGTTGTGAGTATGATAATATAGAAAAATTTGTCATGGTAAGACCAAGACCTGGCCATTTTACCTATGATGATTTTGAAATTGGACAAATGAAGGCGACAATAATTGCCTTAAAGGATAAACCTATTGATGGTTTTGTTCTTGGAGTTCTTGATTCTTATGGAAATCTTGATATAGAAACTATGAAGGAACTTGTATATCTGGCCTTTCCAAAGAAGGTTGTCCTTCATAGGGCCTTTGATTATTCTAATGATGGTGAAGAAAAAATCGAAGAACTAATCAAGATGGGAGTAGATAGGATTCTTACCTCAGGCAAAAAACCAAAAGCTGTTGAGGGTTTGGATTTGATTAGAGATTTACAAGCAAAATACGGAGATAAAATTGAAATCATGGCAGGTTCTGGGGTAAATTTCGAAAATATAAAAGAGATTTACGAGAAAACTCATATAGAAAATTTCCACTTGTCAGCATCCTATACAGGTCAGACGGAAATCGACTACGATAATTTTGGCAAGGCTTTTGATGATTATAGGTGGACCAGTTCTGGCCTTGTTGAAGCTGCTAGACATGCAATTGATGATTTAAAAAATAAAAAAGTGTGACTTGAGTCATAGAAATATCTCGAATTTTTGTTAAAATAGACATAAGAATAGAAAAATAGTTTAGAATTTTAATAAAAAGGAGATATTATGATTAAAGATAGCAAAATTATTTTAGTTGGCGATGGGGCAGTAGGATCATCTTTTGCCTATGCTTCAACAATTTTAGGAATTGGTAGACAGCTTGGCATTATAGATTTGAACGAAGATAAGGCAGAGGGCGACGCTATGGACCTCTCAGATGCCCTTTCTTTTACCAAACCAAAGGAGATTTTTAAGGCAGATTATTCTGACTGCAAGGATGCAGAAGTTGTTGTAATTACAGCAGGTGCCCCACAAAAACCAGGTGAAACAAGGCTTGATTTGGTTGACAAAAACCTAAAGATTTTTAAGGATATGATTGGCAAAATCAAGGATTCTGGCTTTGAGGGAATATATGTAGTCGCTTCAAATCCAGTAGATATTCTAACTTACGCTACATGGAAATATTCAGGTGCACCAGCAGAAAAGGTAATTGGATCTGGCACAAGCCTTGATACCTCAAGGTTTAAAAAAGAAATAGCTTCTCTAATTGGCATTGACCCAAGGAGTGTAGACGCTTATATCCTAGGTGAACACGGAGATACAGAATTCCCTGTTTGGTCACACACAAATGTGGGTGGCCTTCCAATCTATGAATGGGTTGCCAACCACTCAGATGTGGATGAAATGGCCCTTTTAAACACTTTTGAGAAGGTAAAAAATGCTGCCTATGAGATTATAAACAAAAAAGGTGCAACCTTTTACGGCATAGGTATGGCCCTTGCAAGGCTTGTGGAAGCTATAATTAACGATGAAAACTCAGTATATTCAACCTCATCCTACCTTGATGGGGAATATGGACAAAAAGACATCTTCATCGGAGTTCCATCAGTAATTGGCAAGGCCGGAGTTAAGTGGGTTATAGATGTGCCACTTACAGATACAGAAAAAGAAAGAATGAAAGAATCAGCTGACACCCTTAGAAATGTAATGGAAAAAGCTGGCCTATACGATAAATAAAAAATTAAAAAAAGACCTAGCAAGTGGTGAAAAATTATTCACACAAGGCTAGGTCTTTTTTTGCATAGTAAATTATATTAGGTAAGGAATAGACATTTTCCTTAATGGGGATAAAGAACCTGGCTAAAATTAGCCGAGGCAAAGCCTAGATATGTCCCCTTGGCTTTTAAAAATACGTTTGTACGATTTTCTAATCTTATTGTAGGTTTCAAATAATTTGATTTTCTCTTCCTTTTTGGCATATACTTTCCAGTAGCCATTGGCGAGAAATTTATCTCCCTTGTTTTCGATAAAACCAACTACGTCCTCATAGGGGTAGCCAAGAAAAATTCCGATTTCATGAGGGAAAGACTCTTTTTTGAACCTGTACTTCAAATGCCTGATGCATTGGTCAAGGTCATTTGTTTTGTAGCCTAGGCCTGTTAAGAGGGTTTTGACCTTGGTTTGATTTAACACATAGGTTAATTTATCAGGCCTGTAGGCATAAATTTGAGCGGAAGTTTCGTTATTTCTAAGTATTTCTACATACATATTTTTCTTGTTAAGTACGTCATTCCACTCATCGACCATTTTTTCAATGTCGATATTTTGGGTATTTTTAAAGGTAAATAGATTTGCGAGTTTTCTGTTTGCTAAAGTTTGTGATGCGTAATTAACGAGCAAGAATTCGTTCATTTTATTTTAGAGCGTTAGCTAAATCCTTTGCTGCTCTTCTGCATTCTTCTAAAGCTGCATCATCTGGGTAATCATAGGCAATTAGACCATCACAAGCAAGATTAATTCCATCTGCTACGCATCTTTCTTGCCAAGTTTGCATCCATTCGCCTTCAGCCCATTCATAAGAACCGAAAATAAGAACTGGCTTATCAGAAAGAGATTTTTCTACGCTTTCAAACATAGGTTCGAATTCGCTATCTTCTAGTTCTTCTGATCCCATAGCTGGGCAACCAAAAGCAAAACCGTCATAGTTTGCTACATCGCTTTCGCTAAAGTCTGAACAATTTAATACGTTTACTTCTAATTCAGAATTTTTAAGTTCATCTGCTATTTCATTTGCCATAGCTAGGGTGTTACCAGTTCCTGACCAATAAACTACTGCTACTTTTTTCATAATTTCTCCTTAATTTGATTTCGTAATTTATGATATTAATAATCCTTATCAATTTCTATGAGATTGATAATCCTTATCAACGTCTATCCTAATAATAAACTATTGCTTGATAATTGTCAAGCATTTTTTTTAAAAATTTATTAAAAAATTAAGAAGGTCTAAATTTCAATATTTATCTTATAATCTATGTAAATTTTAGGAGAAAAAATTCTAGGGGAAAAGATAAGAATACTAAATTTTGGCAAAATATGAAACCTTAATAAAAAAATATATAT
This genomic window from Anaerococcus murdochii contains:
- a CDS encoding enoyl-CoA hydratase/isomerase family protein, which codes for MIKTKIKNKIGIIYLDRPEALNALNRHMIGKIEETLKSWEKNPAIKAILFDSKLERGFCAGGDLKKIYVDYLKNDEARNKDVFFKEEFALDKYLMTYPKPIISHWFGVTMGGGIGLTIHSDLIIVDQTVNWAMPETSLGFVPDVGLGYFISKLPQAMGQYVGLLGARLYPDDLLRYGFCHMVIDSKDYGEVINRLMEFDTGSDNLIGDFREAIGDLGQELKETENSKNLEKIEKYFSKDSVIEIKKSLEEAGDDEFAKKSLEVLNNRDPFMLEVQFKKYFLGKELTKEETIDLDLEIIKYGRKTGALEEGIRSVLIDKDKNPHWPTKSLEDVDQEEVHKLLGIK
- a CDS encoding 5'-methylthioadenosine/S-adenosylhomocysteine nucleosidase family protein: MNIGILVAVEFDAFYNIYKEPIERYKHGSFEVLKYQIHGKDVFVCPSSAGQIRAAIAMTLLLDFYKCGTIINYGVVGALNDRKVEELTVVESVCHYEWDTSDVDDVAKGQYEIFDDVAIKTTESLVDLAMKIDPHLEKVRLASGDKFIAGLESKTKLANDWDCDIVDMEGAAIALSCHLYGADFLMIKAVSDALTEGGAEFYENFERASKVAVGIIDDIIKEL
- a CDS encoding class II SORL domain-containing protein; translation: MKLTETVQTADWKAEKHVPVIHVTKEDGLLHIKANVGEEVEHPNTFEHHIAWIKVFFKPEGAKFPIEVGSYEFKAHGEDEIFTQPCVEARVKTDKGGEVYALAYCNIHGLWENSAEI
- a CDS encoding cysteine hydrolase family protein, whose protein sequence is MDVLLVVDLQNDFVDGALGNEGNDKIVKPIEKLIEDFKGEVVFTRDTHEESYLESLEGKHLPVTHCVKGTKGWEVRIDTKGKKIIDKPSFGSYELVDYLKDLDKKEKIDNIYMVGICTDICVLSNAIMIKNALLDTEVTVIEDLCRATSETAHQASLVAMASCQVNIIKFADFKQE
- a CDS encoding copper homeostasis protein CutC encodes the protein MKLEICIDSFDGMIGAYFGGADRVEICSALTLDGLTPDPGLVDICCEYDNIEKFVMVRPRPGHFTYDDFEIGQMKATIIALKDKPIDGFVLGVLDSYGNLDIETMKELVYLAFPKKVVLHRAFDYSNDGEEKIEELIKMGVDRILTSGKKPKAVEGLDLIRDLQAKYGDKIEIMAGSGVNFENIKEIYEKTHIENFHLSASYTGQTEIDYDNFGKAFDDYRWTSSGLVEAARHAIDDLKNKKV
- a CDS encoding L-lactate dehydrogenase yields the protein MKDSKIILVGDGAVGSSFAYASTILGIGRQLGIIDLNEDKAEGDAMDLSDALSFTKPKEIFKADYSDCKDAEVVVITAGAPQKPGETRLDLVDKNLKIFKDMIGKIKDSGFEGIYVVASNPVDILTYATWKYSGAPAEKVIGSGTSLDTSRFKKEIASLIGIDPRSVDAYILGEHGDTEFPVWSHTNVGGLPIYEWVANHSDVDEMALLNTFEKVKNAAYEIINKKGATFYGIGMALARLVEAIINDENSVYSTSSYLDGEYGQKDIFIGVPSVIGKAGVKWVIDVPLTDTEKERMKESADTLRNVMEKAGLYDK
- a CDS encoding DUF3793 family protein codes for the protein MNEFLLVNYASQTLANRKLANLFTFKNTQNIDIEKMVDEWNDVLNKKNMYVEILRNNETSAQIYAYRPDKLTYVLNQTKVKTLLTGLGYKTNDLDQCIRHLKYRFKKESFPHEIGIFLGYPYEDVVGFIENKGDKFLANGYWKVYAKKEEKIKLFETYNKIRKSYKRIFKSQGDISRLCLG
- a CDS encoding flavodoxin; translation: MKKVAVVYWSGTGNTLAMANEIADELKNSELEVNVLNCSDFSESDVANYDGFAFGCPAMGSEELEDSEFEPMFESVEKSLSDKPVLIFGSYEWAEGEWMQTWQERCVADGINLACDGLIAYDYPDDAALEECRRAAKDLANALK